The Candidatus Polarisedimenticolia bacterium DNA segment GAATTCCGGATCAGGTTGCCGACCGCGTCGCGAATCCGATCGGGGTCGATCCAGAGGCTGGGCAGGGAGGAATCCAGGTCCAGGCTGAGGGAGATCGTCTTTCCCTCCTGGAAGGCCATGGCGCTGTTCAGCGCCTCGGTCACCACCTCCGAGAGGGAGGAGGGCCTCAGCTCCAGGTGCAGCGGCCGGACGTATTCCAGGGAGTCGACGACGGTGCGGTTGAGGCGCTTCACCTCGCCAATGATCCGATCGAGCAGCGCCATCTCCTCGGGGCGGCTGGCAAGACGGCGGCGCAGCAGCGACGCCGTGACCTCGATCCCTCCCAGGGGATTGCGGATCTCGTGCGCCATACCGGCGGCCATCTGCCCGAGCGCCGCCAGGCGCTCCTTGAGCTGCTCCTGCTCCTGATGGTGCTCGATCTGGGTGAGATCGCGGAACAGCAGGGCCGCACCCAGCACCTTGCCCGCGTCGTCCCGGATCAGAGGCATCGAGAAGCCGATGGTCTGCTTGCGCTCATCTTTGAGGCGAATCTCCATCTCGGCACGGTTGGGCTGGTTCTTCATGCGGAACGCCTCGAGAAAGATCGAGGCCAGCTTCGGGTGGTTCTTCAGCGCCGTCGTGCAGGGTGCGCCCAGGAGGTCGGGCTCGACAATCTCCAGGATCCGGCGCGCCAGGTCGTTGATGCTGGTGATGCGTCCCTCCCGGTCGATGGTGATGCTGCCGCAGCGCAGGCTGGAGAAGAGATGGCGATAGAACGGGTCTCCCGGGGGCGAGAACCGGGTGGCGCGGGCTCGGGAGGCTGGCGAACCAGGTGACATAATTTGAC contains these protein-coding regions:
- a CDS encoding ATP-binding protein, with product MSPGSPASRARATRFSPPGDPFYRHLFSSLRCGSITIDREGRITSINDLARRILEIVEPDLLGAPCTTALKNHPKLASIFLEAFRMKNQPNRAEMEIRLKDERKQTIGFSMPLIRDDAGKVLGAALLFRDLTQIEHHQEQEQLKERLAALGQMAAGMAHEIRNPLGGIEVTASLLRRRLASRPEEMALLDRIIGEVKRLNRTVVDSLEYVRPLHLELRPSSLSEVVTEALNSAMAFQEGKTISLSLDLDSSLPSLWIDPDRIRDAVGNLIRNSFEAIPMAGSVRVETRREALPASLRTDLGNAADPAAPGAFDAYAVIRITDTGKGIPEEVHDRLFYPFFTTKQTGSGVGLPLARKIVEGHHGILDFESTVGRGSQFIVKLPLLTRGKEASSLPPTSETREA